In Vitis vinifera cultivar Pinot Noir 40024 chromosome 11, ASM3070453v1, a genomic segment contains:
- the LOC100261198 gene encoding uncharacterized protein LOC100261198 has protein sequence MSGGTPVGGGFMRQRHSQGYASSGDDLEDDACSRQTPSSPAMPRARTWTEVMENILWIASAVFIIYYGDRNSNFIYLLLHDDRIRRLPLYLGMVGVSLNILIFFYTSMFASGVKKFCEKWELSSPSALPFLTLLGLVSFCLFSFALWPIWSFLTLPLLFTLFMACIVASPYVMTGTLRPQTEVLRTD, from the exons ATGTCGGGAGGGACTCCGGTTGGGGGTGGATTTATGAGGCAGAGGCACAGCCAGGGGTATGCCTCTAGCGGGGATGACCTCGAGGATGATGCATGCTCGAGACAGACCCCTTCATCGCCTGCAATGCCTAGAGCTCGGACATGGACTGAGGTCATGGAGAATATTCTTTGGATTGCATCTGCagtttttattatatactaTGGTGACCGGAATTCGAATTTTATCTATCTCTTGTTGCATGATGATCGCATAAGAAG ATTGCCCTTATACCTTGGGATGGTGGGGGTTAGTTTGAATATTCTTATCTTCTTTTACACAAGTATGTTCGCATCGGGTGTCAAGAAGTTTTGCGAGAAATGGGAATTGTCAAGTCCATCTGCTTTGCCATTCCTTACCCTACTTGGGCTTGTCTCCTTTTGCCT GTTCTCCTTTGCTTTGTGGCCAATTTGGAGTTTCTTGACCCTTCCTCTTCTG TTTACCCTGTTTATGGCTTGCATAGTGGCATCCCCTTATGTGATGACTGGGACACTCAGACCACAAACAGAAGTGCTTCGTACAGATTAA
- the LOC100256116 gene encoding probable ethanolamine kinase isoform X2: MEFMRRNFGTEWSDGWQGKLICFQFIQLLAFLIIHLLFVELHAIGYLSAAGFGAKLLGVFGNGMVQSFINARTLTPSDMKMPKLAAEIAKQLRKFHQVEIPGSKEPQLWIDIFKFFEKASTLKFDDIEKQKKYKEISFEEVHNEVVELKELTDCLNSPVVFAHNDLLSGNLMLNDDEGKLYFIDFEYGSYSYRGFDIGNHFNEYAGYDCDYSLYPTKNEQYHFFRHYLAPDKPNEVSDKDLETLYVEANTFMLASHLYWALWALIQAKMSPIDFDYLGYYFLRYEEYTKQKEKCLSLARSYLSASRDE, encoded by the exons ATGGAGTTCATGAGGAGGAATTTCGGCACAGAATGGTCTGATGGATGGCAAGGAAAGCTGATTTGTTTCCAATTCATACAACTCCTAGCATTTCTTATAATCCATCTTCTGTTTGTTGAACTCCAT GCCATTGGGTACCTCTCAGCTGCTGGTTTTGGTGCGAAGCTGCTTGGAGTTTTTGGAAATGGCATGGTTCAATCTTTTATCAATGCACGGACACTAACTCCATCAG ACATGAAAATGCCAAAGCTGGCTGCTGAAATTGCCAAGCAACTTCGTAAATTCCATCAAGTGGAAATTCCAGGTTCTAAAGAACCACAACTATGGATTGACATCTTCAAGTTCTTTGAGAAAG CATCCACCCTTAAATTTGATGATATTGAGAAGCAGAAGAAGTATAAGGAAATTTCATTTGAAGAGGTTCATAATGAAGTTGTTGAACTCAAg GAGTTAACAGACTGCCTTAATTCCCCTGTGGTGTTTGCTCACAATGACTTACTTTCTGGGAACTTAATGCTCAATGATGATGAAG GGAAActatattttattgattttgaatatggATCATACAGTTACAGAGGCTTTGACATTGGAAATCACTTCAATGAATATGCAGGCTATGACTGTGACTACAGCTT ATACCCAACTAAGAATGAACAATATCATTTCTTTAGGCATTATCTAGCGCCTGACAAACCAAATGAG GTATCTGACAAAGATCTCGAAACCCTCTATGTTGAGGCAAATACTTTCATGTTAGCTTCACACTTGTATTGGGCTTTGTGGGCATTAATCCAG GCAAAGATGTCACCGATAGATTTTGATTATCTTGGTTATTACTTCCTGAGATATGAAGAGTATACAAAGCAGAAAGAGAAATGCCTCTCATTGGCACGGTCTTACCTTTCAGCATCCAGGGATGAGTAA
- the LOC100266409 gene encoding mediator of RNA polymerase II transcription subunit 17, giving the protein MDGKMEISLDKLPIKRLDAIEENGAERFPTDVGYDDKRVSLIRRIDFAWAVEKDTKKQKKASKEEATPWPWQSLVENLRLAHQELSVIIDLISTVEANDAVTVASMTRPKPLPNEVLSDLGVSAATKLQCFRHLSKYFKQSAKALEQQIAREARFYGALIRLQQNWKVKRQRVAASAPGNEGFSIDLFSNSLHDPVAVFRPSSLSTVRVDHDSAGMLAVHLPPNSCRALHFGFLGGHLGNIPKEPSKTKTYGPDELPSKEIKKPLSDNECVKETHSVLREGHQAIFDEQVFDLVNREAFNSSSGVNVTGIRENYLQLNIGQGASVFMSLVPSGQDEKTADGMGMQNLESAILPMDTFDGVKLSDGKHDNDKKKSGFPNRISSEIYLKQLFHEHVFVRAKDKHISAGRTQPSSQPAKDGFGLLGHFCMSLAHRIFSSKVLMELENLVSRVPYLHLLSHPTWHSRTSSWTLLMKVPESSFHPGCQTRTSDIHNVKNIIKTHFRTKVVINDDCINVEGDGAPNVVGLFKGSSEDVCSMNRYDCDLADIPVILLQQVASQVIRWLHEEALKVGIKANRDFLCLSFEMDQGEMLSLVAHVNPDDPQGCISWWLVMDDGFSEDLKFHTDAPDGGSEYRKFLGHLSLEVLYSTLMDLVSLCNGGGRH; this is encoded by the exons ATGGATGGGAAAATGGAAATCTCTCTAGACAAGCTCCCAATCAAACGCTTGGACGCCATTGAAGAAAATGGTGCCGAACGGTTCCCTAC TGATGTAGGTTACGACGACAAGCGGGTGTCACTAATTCGGCGAATTGACTTCGCATGGGCTGTGGAGAAGGACACGAAGAAGCAGAAGAAGGCGTCGAAGGAGGAGGCAACGCCATGGCCGTGGCAGAGCCTGGTGGAGAATTTGCGGTTGGCTCATCAAGAGCTTTCTGTCATAATTGATCTGATCAGCACT GTTGAAGCTAATGATGCAGTAACAGTGGCTAGCATGACGAGGCCAAAGCCATTACCCAATGAAGTTCTTTCTGACCTTGGCGTGTCTGCTGCAACCAAGCTACAATGCTTCAGG CATCTTAGTAAATATTTCAAGCAGTCCGCCAAAGCTTTGGAACAGCAGATTGCTAGGGAAGCGAGATTCTACGGTGCTCTCATCAG ATTGCAGCAAAACTGGAAAGTTAAGCGGCAACGTGTGGCTGCTTCTGCTCCTGGGAATGAAGGTTTCTCTATTGATCTCTTCAGCAATTCATTACATGATCCAGTAGCTGTATTTCGCCCATCTTCTTTATCTACAGTTCGTGTTGACCATGATTCTGCTGGCATGCTGGCTGTCCATTTACCTCCAAATTCATGTCGCGCTCTTCATTTTGGGTTTCTTGGTGGACATTTGGGTAATATTCCAAAGGAGCCtagtaaaacaaaaacttaTGGTCCAGATGAGCTTCCTTCTAAGGAAATTAAGAAACCTTTGAGTGATAATGAGTGTGTTAAAGAAACCCATTCAGTTCTCCGCGAAGGTCATCAGGCAATCTTTGATGAGCAG GTTTTTGATTTAGTGAATCGCGAAGCATTCAACTCATCATCAGGAGTCAATGTGACTGGAATACGTGAAAACTATTTACAACTGAACATAGGTCAAGGAGCCTCTGTTTTCATGTCACTTGTGCCATCTGGACAAGATGAGAAAACAGCTGATGGCATGGGAATGCAGAATCTTGAAAGTGCCATTTTACCCATGGACACATTTGATGGGGTAAAATTATCAGATGGAAAACATGATAATGATAAAAAGAAGTCAGGGTTTCCCAATCGCATTAGTAGTGAAATATATCTGAAGCAACTCTTTCATGAGCATGTATTTGTTAGAGCAAAGGATAAACACATTTCTGCTGGCAGGACTCAGCCTTCCAGTCAGCCAGCAAAGGATGGCTTTGGTCTTCTGGGTCATTTTTGCATGTCTTTAGCTCATAGAATCTTTTCAAGCAAAGTTCTTATGGAGTTGGAAAATCTG GTTTCCAGAGTTCCATATCTTCATTTGTTATCCCATCCCACTTGGCATTCTAGGACATCTTCATGGACACTCTTAATGAAGGTTCCTGAGTCCAGTTTTCATCCAGGCTGCCAAACCCGGACATCAGACATTCACAATGTTAAGAATATTATCAAGACACATTTTCGGACTAAGGTGGTGATAAACGATGATTGTATCAATGTCGAGGGAGATGGTGCTCCTAATGTTGTTGGCCTGTTCAAAGGGAGTTCTGAGGACGTGTGTTCCATGAACAGATATGACTGTGACTTGGCAGATATTCCTGTGATACTTTTGCAGCAG GTTGCAAGTCAAGTTATCCGCTGGCTTCATGAGGAAGCTCTTAAGGTGGGAATAAAGGCAAATCGGGACTTTTTATGCTTGTCCTTTGAGATGGACCAGGGTGAAATGCTCAGCCTGGTGGCTCATGTGAACCCAGATGATCCCCAAGGATGCATTTCTTGGTGGCTGGTAATGGATGATGGGTTCTCAGAGGACCTCAAATTTCACACAGATGCCCCTGATGGTGGGTCTGAATATAGGAAATTCTTGGGTCATTTGTCTTTGGAAGTTTTGTACTCAACACTGATGGACTTGGTTAGCTTGTGCAACGGTGGAGGGAGGCATTGA
- the LOC100243988 gene encoding F-box/kelch-repeat protein At1g55270 translates to MKKMDRVIQPPLVDTTACLCRVDAGLKTVAGAKKFVPGTKLCLQPDIKPSIHPTRHKPSRGDRSRSQSPLLPGLPDDLAIACLIRVPRIEHRKLRLVCKRWYRLLVGNFYYSLRKNLGIAEEWIYVIKRDREGKISWHAFDPIYQLWQPLPPVPKEYSEALGFGCAVLSGCHLYLFGGKDPLKGSMRRVIFYSARTNKWHRAPDMLRRRHFFGSCVINNCLYVAGGENEGMHRSLRSAEVYDPNRNRWSFISDMSTAMVPFIGVVYEGKWFLKGLGSHRQVLSEVYQPETDSWYPVYDGMVAGWRNPSASLNGQLYALDCKDGCKLRVYDEVSDSWSKHIDSKMHLGNSQALEAAALVPLHGKLCIIRNNMSISLVNVSKSEDMTGPTAEHLWETIAGRGQFKTLVTNLWSSLAGRNRLKSHIVHCQVLQA, encoded by the exons ATGAAGAAAATGGACAGAGTCATTCAACCTCCTCTG GTTGATACAACAGCTTGTTTGTGTAGAGTTGATGCTGGCCTTAAAACTGTTGCTGGAGCAAAAAAATTTGTCCCTGGGACAAAGCTATGTCTTCAGCCAGACATCAAACCTTCCATTCATCCAACCAGGCACAAGCCATCACGTGGTGACCGGAGCCGGAGCCAATCCCCTCTACTTCCAGGGCTACCTGATGATCTTGCTATTGCTTGCTTAATCCGTGTCCCAAGAATTGAGCACCGTAAGCTCCGCCTAGTATGCAAAAGATGGTACCGCCTTTTGGTTGGTAACTTCTATTACTCACTCCGAAAGAACCTTGGAATTGCTGAAGAATGGATATATGTCATAAAGAGAGACAGAGAAGGGAAAATCTCATGGCATGCCTTTGACCCCATATACCAGCTTTGGCAGCCCCTCCCTCCTGTCCCTAAAGAATATTCGGAGGCCCTAGGGTTTGGTTGTGCTGTTCTCAGTGGCTGTCACCTCTACTTGTTTGGTGGCAAAGATCCCCTTAAGGGATCAATGAGACGAGTCATTTTTTATAGTGCTCGGACTAACAAATGGCACCGAGCCCCAGACATGCTTAGGCGACGACATTTCTTTGGTTCGTGTGTCATAAACAATTGCTTGTATGTAGCAGGTGGCGAGAATGAGGGGATGCACCGATCCTTGAGATCAGCTGAAGTTTATGATCCCAACAGGAACAGGTGGTCCTTTATTTCAGATATGAGCACAGCAATGGTGCCGTTCATTGGGGTCGTTTATGAGGGCAAGTGGTTCTTGAAGGGGCTTGGGTCTCACCGGCAGGTTTTAAGTGAGGTTTATCAACCAGAAACTGACAGCTGGTACCCGGTTTATGATGGAATGGTTGCAGGGTGGAGAAATCCGAGTGCTTCCTTAAATGGGCAGCTTTATGCCTTGGATTGCAAGGATGGCTGCAAACTTAGGGTTTATGATGAAGTGAGTGATTCCTGGAGCAAACATATTGACAGTAAGATGCACTTGGGGAATTCCCAGGCTCTGGAGGCAGCTGCGCTGGTGCCGCTTCACGGAAAATTGTGCATCATCAGGAACAATATGAGTATTTCCTTGGTTAATGTCTCTAAATCTGAAGATATGACGGGGCCAACCGCTGAACATTTATGGGAAACCATTGCAGGAAGAGGGCAATTCAAGACACTGGTCACAAATCTTTGGTCCAGCCTTGCTGGCAGGAACCGCCTTAAAAGTCACATCGTTCACTGCCAGGTTCTTCAAGCCTAA
- the LOC100256116 gene encoding probable ethanolamine kinase isoform X1, translating to MGAVKIWDAMEVAEEARENCCSEIHSSHTTVDTSLSFPQMTPKIIELCKDLFKKWSNLDDSQFSVETISGGITNLLLKVSVKEENGNSTCMTVRLYGPNTEYVINRERELQAIGYLSAAGFGAKLLGVFGNGMVQSFINARTLTPSDMKMPKLAAEIAKQLRKFHQVEIPGSKEPQLWIDIFKFFEKASTLKFDDIEKQKKYKEISFEEVHNEVVELKELTDCLNSPVVFAHNDLLSGNLMLNDDEGKLYFIDFEYGSYSYRGFDIGNHFNEYAGYDCDYSLYPTKNEQYHFFRHYLAPDKPNEVSDKDLETLYVEANTFMLASHLYWALWALIQAKMSPIDFDYLGYYFLRYEEYTKQKEKCLSLARSYLSASRDE from the exons ATGGGAGCCGTGAAGATCTGGGACGCCATGGAAGTTGCAGAGGAAGCTCGGGAGAACTGCTGCTCCGAAATTCACTCTTCCCATACGACCGTCGACACCTCCCTCTCTTTCCCCCAAATGACTCCTAAGATCAT AGAGCTGTGCAAGGATCTGTTCAAGAAATGGTCAAATTTGGACGATTCACAATTTTCTGTTGAGACCATATCGGGTGGCATTACAAATTTGT TGCTGAAGGTATCCGTTAAGGAGGAAAATGGAAATAGTACATGTATGACAGTTAGGCTGTATGGTCCTAACACCGAATATGTTATCAATCGTGAACGTGAATTGCAG GCCATTGGGTACCTCTCAGCTGCTGGTTTTGGTGCGAAGCTGCTTGGAGTTTTTGGAAATGGCATGGTTCAATCTTTTATCAATGCACGGACACTAACTCCATCAG ACATGAAAATGCCAAAGCTGGCTGCTGAAATTGCCAAGCAACTTCGTAAATTCCATCAAGTGGAAATTCCAGGTTCTAAAGAACCACAACTATGGATTGACATCTTCAAGTTCTTTGAGAAAG CATCCACCCTTAAATTTGATGATATTGAGAAGCAGAAGAAGTATAAGGAAATTTCATTTGAAGAGGTTCATAATGAAGTTGTTGAACTCAAg GAGTTAACAGACTGCCTTAATTCCCCTGTGGTGTTTGCTCACAATGACTTACTTTCTGGGAACTTAATGCTCAATGATGATGAAG GGAAActatattttattgattttgaatatggATCATACAGTTACAGAGGCTTTGACATTGGAAATCACTTCAATGAATATGCAGGCTATGACTGTGACTACAGCTT ATACCCAACTAAGAATGAACAATATCATTTCTTTAGGCATTATCTAGCGCCTGACAAACCAAATGAG GTATCTGACAAAGATCTCGAAACCCTCTATGTTGAGGCAAATACTTTCATGTTAGCTTCACACTTGTATTGGGCTTTGTGGGCATTAATCCAG GCAAAGATGTCACCGATAGATTTTGATTATCTTGGTTATTACTTCCTGAGATATGAAGAGTATACAAAGCAGAAAGAGAAATGCCTCTCATTGGCACGGTCTTACCTTTCAGCATCCAGGGATGAGTAA